In one Rhodococcus sp. B50 genomic region, the following are encoded:
- a CDS encoding DUF3515 domain-containing protein, producing the protein MNDTSASDREPSDDVPAEAPESDATRRSPALIATAIALPVALLVGVVVAAVTVSRSPVNTPVGLGPVPAPEAESESCAQLLEALPEELGDYTHAELADPAPVGAAAWQSDDGDEVVLRCGLDRPDEFDQAAALQVIDEVQWFEVSGAEQGIPASTWFAVDRPVYVALTVPDGSGPTPLQDVTAAIEATLPQQEIDPAPVR; encoded by the coding sequence ATGAACGACACCTCTGCTTCCGACCGCGAGCCCTCCGACGACGTCCCTGCCGAGGCACCCGAATCGGATGCGACCCGCCGCAGTCCCGCCCTGATCGCCACGGCGATCGCACTGCCCGTCGCTCTCCTGGTCGGCGTGGTGGTGGCGGCGGTGACGGTATCCCGGTCACCTGTGAACACGCCTGTCGGTCTGGGTCCCGTGCCCGCCCCCGAGGCCGAATCCGAGTCGTGCGCGCAGTTGCTCGAGGCCCTGCCCGAGGAGCTCGGCGACTACACGCACGCCGAACTGGCCGACCCGGCTCCGGTGGGCGCTGCGGCCTGGCAGTCCGACGACGGCGACGAGGTGGTTCTGCGCTGCGGCCTCGACCGGCCCGACGAGTTCGACCAGGCGGCGGCTCTGCAGGTGATCGACGAGGTGCAGTGGTTCGAGGTGTCGGGAGCCGAGCAGGGCATCCCGGCGAGCACGTGGTTCGCGGTCGATCGTCCGGTCTACGTGGCGCTGACCGTGCCCGACGGTTCCGGGCCGACCCCGCTGCAGGACGTCACGGCGGCGATCGAAGCGACGCTCCCGCAGCAGGAGATCGATCCGGCGCCGGTCCGCTGA
- a CDS encoding acetyl-CoA hydrolase/transferase family protein, with translation MESVVVTPAEARVRHQTYRNKIVSAQEAVQWIRPGDTVAISGFASAGTPKAVTPALAEHIRRTRATGGDFRINLLTGASVASDIERMLADVDGIALRMPYQAEPTARGRINEGRMDYVDIHLSHVAQQVWEGYYGHVDVAVVEISGITENGELIPATSIGNNKTWLDVAEKVILEVNSWIPAAMDGVHDVYYGTALPPNRRPIDLTHVEDRIGQPYFRIDPERVVAVVETDRPDSATALTAPDATSQAIAGHVLDFFAHEVAAGRLPADTLLPLQSGVGNVANAVLAGLDSGPYRGLTCYSEVIQDGMLDLVKHGTVRFASATALALSEAGLNDFVENIDFYRDHIMLRPQEISNHPEIVRRLGIIAMNGMLEADVYGNVNSTHVMGTRIMNGIGGSGDFARNGYLSMFLSPSTARGGAISSIVPMVPHVDHTEHDVQVIVTEQGLADLRALSPRRRSRVVVERCAHPDYRAELLDYIDRAEAAPGAGHTPHLLGEAFSFHERYQRTGTMHAS, from the coding sequence GTGGAGTCGGTCGTCGTGACTCCGGCCGAGGCTCGGGTACGTCATCAGACCTACCGCAACAAGATCGTGTCGGCGCAGGAAGCCGTCCAGTGGATCCGTCCCGGCGACACGGTCGCCATCAGCGGTTTCGCCAGTGCAGGCACCCCGAAGGCCGTGACCCCGGCCCTCGCCGAACACATCCGGCGCACGCGCGCGACCGGCGGCGACTTCCGGATCAACCTGCTCACCGGCGCGTCGGTCGCCTCCGACATCGAGCGCATGCTTGCCGACGTCGACGGAATCGCGCTGCGTATGCCCTACCAGGCGGAGCCCACCGCGCGCGGACGGATCAACGAAGGCCGCATGGACTACGTCGACATCCATCTCTCGCACGTAGCCCAGCAGGTCTGGGAGGGCTATTACGGACACGTGGACGTGGCGGTTGTCGAGATCTCCGGCATCACCGAGAACGGCGAGCTGATCCCTGCCACGTCCATCGGTAACAACAAGACCTGGCTCGACGTCGCCGAGAAGGTCATCCTCGAGGTCAACTCGTGGATCCCCGCCGCCATGGACGGTGTGCACGACGTCTACTACGGCACCGCGCTCCCTCCGAACCGCCGCCCGATCGACCTCACCCACGTCGAGGACCGCATCGGCCAGCCCTACTTCCGGATCGATCCGGAACGTGTCGTCGCGGTGGTCGAGACCGACCGGCCCGACAGCGCCACGGCGCTCACCGCCCCGGATGCCACCAGCCAGGCCATCGCAGGGCACGTCCTGGACTTCTTCGCGCACGAAGTCGCCGCGGGACGGCTACCCGCCGACACGCTGCTCCCGCTGCAGTCGGGTGTCGGCAACGTCGCCAACGCCGTGCTCGCCGGTCTCGACAGCGGACCGTACCGGGGACTGACCTGCTACTCGGAGGTCATCCAGGACGGCATGCTCGACCTCGTCAAGCACGGCACCGTCCGGTTCGCCTCGGCCACCGCCCTCGCGCTGTCCGAAGCGGGACTGAACGACTTCGTCGAGAACATCGACTTCTACCGCGACCACATCATGTTGCGGCCGCAGGAGATCAGCAATCACCCCGAGATCGTGCGCCGACTCGGCATCATCGCCATGAACGGCATGCTCGAGGCCGACGTCTACGGCAACGTCAACTCCACCCACGTGATGGGCACACGCATCATGAACGGCATCGGTGGCTCCGGCGACTTCGCGCGCAACGGCTACCTGTCGATGTTCCTGAGCCCGTCGACCGCCCGTGGCGGCGCGATCTCCTCGATCGTTCCGATGGTGCCGCACGTCGACCACACCGAGCACGACGTGCAGGTCATCGTGACCGAACAAGGTCTCGCCGATCTGCGCGCCCTGTCGCCCCGGCGTCGGTCGCGGGTCGTCGTGGAGCGCTGCGCGCATCCCGACTACCGCGCCGAACTGCTCGACTACATCGACCGCGCCGAGGCAGCTCCCGGAGCAGGCCACACCCCGCACCTGCTCGGTGAGGCGTTCTCCTTCCACGAGCGCTACCAGCGCACGGGGACCATGCACGCGTCCTGA
- a CDS encoding RecQ family ATP-dependent DNA helicase: protein MTNSTELLRDDAEHLLRELAGPDARLRDDQWVAIEALVVHRRRALVVQRTGWGKSAVYFISAKLLRRQGRGPTVIVSPLLALMRNQVAAAERAGVHAATINSGNVTEWDSIHERITAGEVDVLLVSPERLNNPDFRDQVLPSLARDAGLVVVDEAHCVSDWGHDFRPDYRRIRTLVSELGDDIPVLATTATANDRVVADIAAQLGVGSSHDDDSSDDAGPGDTLVLRGGLDRPSLHLSVVRIDEPARRAAWLAQHLKDLPGSGIVYALTVSAARDLAALLADHGYPVAAYTGQTEPTEREQLEADLLDNKVKALIATSALGMGFDKPDLGFVVHLGAPSSPISYYQQVGRAGRSTERAEVVLLPGPEDRRIWQWFASVAFPDEALVRRVIAALDTERPVSTPALEPRVDLTRSRLEMVLKVLDVDGAVKRVKGGWVATGRPWVYDEERYGRLEEARAAEQEAMLEYERTTECRMVFLRRQLDDPELDTQGTGCGRCDNCIGSRWETSVGDKEVARTRARLERPGVDLPPRRQWPTGMSTLGIPLSGRIADGPRPGRVLGRLSDLGWGPRLRELLDGPDREAPKAVVDASIAVLAAWDWEERPTAVMAVESPDHPLLVESLASQLAQIGRLRDLGVLRRRNGNTGSTAANSAYRVAALIDAWERPDTIGSSGPILLVDAVTDTGWTFTMAARTLVAAGADAVLPYALASPK, encoded by the coding sequence ATGACGAACTCCACCGAGCTGTTGCGCGACGACGCCGAGCATCTTCTCCGCGAACTGGCGGGCCCCGACGCCCGACTCCGCGACGACCAGTGGGTCGCGATCGAAGCGCTCGTGGTGCACCGTCGCCGCGCCCTCGTCGTGCAGCGCACGGGCTGGGGGAAGTCGGCCGTCTACTTCATCTCCGCCAAGTTGCTGCGCCGGCAGGGACGAGGTCCGACCGTGATCGTCTCTCCGCTGCTCGCGTTGATGCGCAACCAGGTCGCGGCCGCGGAACGGGCCGGCGTCCACGCCGCGACCATCAACTCCGGCAACGTCACTGAGTGGGACTCGATTCACGAGCGGATCACAGCGGGCGAGGTCGACGTGCTCCTCGTGAGCCCCGAGCGCCTCAACAACCCCGACTTCCGCGACCAGGTGCTGCCGTCCCTCGCCCGCGATGCCGGACTGGTGGTCGTCGACGAGGCGCACTGCGTGTCGGACTGGGGTCACGACTTCCGGCCCGACTACCGCCGTATCCGCACCCTCGTCTCCGAACTCGGCGACGACATCCCGGTGCTGGCGACGACCGCGACCGCCAACGACCGGGTGGTAGCGGACATCGCCGCACAACTGGGTGTCGGCAGCAGTCACGATGACGACAGCAGTGACGATGCAGGCCCCGGCGACACCCTGGTGCTGCGCGGCGGGCTCGACCGTCCGTCGTTGCACCTGTCGGTGGTGCGGATCGACGAGCCGGCACGACGCGCGGCGTGGCTCGCGCAGCATCTGAAGGACCTGCCGGGCTCGGGCATCGTCTACGCGCTGACGGTCTCCGCCGCCCGCGACCTCGCAGCGCTCCTGGCCGACCACGGTTACCCGGTGGCCGCGTACACCGGGCAGACCGAACCGACCGAACGCGAACAACTCGAGGCCGATCTGCTCGACAACAAGGTCAAGGCCCTCATCGCCACCTCCGCACTCGGCATGGGCTTCGACAAACCCGACCTCGGCTTCGTGGTCCATCTCGGCGCCCCGTCGTCGCCGATCTCCTACTACCAGCAAGTGGGGCGTGCGGGCCGCTCCACCGAACGCGCCGAGGTGGTCCTGCTCCCCGGCCCGGAGGACCGTCGGATCTGGCAGTGGTTCGCTTCCGTCGCCTTCCCGGACGAGGCTCTCGTCCGGCGTGTGATCGCGGCGCTCGATACCGAACGGCCGGTGTCGACCCCCGCACTCGAGCCTCGGGTCGACCTCACCCGCTCACGCCTGGAGATGGTCCTCAAGGTTCTCGATGTCGACGGAGCCGTGAAGAGGGTCAAGGGCGGCTGGGTCGCCACCGGGCGACCGTGGGTGTACGACGAGGAGCGGTACGGGCGCCTCGAGGAGGCACGCGCAGCGGAGCAGGAGGCGATGCTCGAATACGAGCGCACCACCGAATGCCGCATGGTCTTCCTGCGTCGCCAGCTCGACGACCCCGAACTCGACACCCAGGGCACCGGCTGTGGTCGCTGCGACAACTGCATCGGCTCCCGATGGGAGACATCCGTGGGTGACAAGGAGGTCGCCCGGACCCGCGCCCGCCTCGAACGCCCCGGCGTCGATCTGCCGCCGCGCCGCCAATGGCCTACAGGGATGTCGACGCTCGGGATCCCGCTGTCGGGTCGGATCGCGGACGGTCCTCGGCCCGGACGCGTCCTGGGGCGGCTGTCGGATCTGGGTTGGGGTCCCCGCCTTCGCGAACTGCTCGACGGGCCCGACCGCGAGGCACCGAAAGCGGTGGTGGACGCGTCGATCGCGGTGCTCGCCGCATGGGACTGGGAGGAACGACCGACCGCCGTCATGGCCGTGGAATCCCCCGACCACCCCCTCCTCGTGGAGTCCCTGGCCTCGCAATTGGCGCAAATCGGACGATTACGAGATCTAGGTGTATTACGACGCCGAAACGGGAATACGGGGTCCACGGCAGCGAACTCGGCATACCGGGTCGCCGCACTGATCGATGCGTGGGAACGACCCGACACGATCGGGTCGAGTGGTCCGATCCTGCTCGTCGATGCGGTGACCGACACCGGCTGGACCTTCACGATGGCGGCGAGAACTCTCGTTGCCGCGGGGGCCGACGCCGTGTTGCCGTACGCACTTGCGAGCCCGAAGTAA
- the ectA gene encoding diaminobutyrate acetyltransferase, with protein MAASESGSEPAAIEFRRPRIADGRRLWQIARDSQVLDVNSGYAYVLWCRDFADTSVVATDDTDRPVGFVTGYRRPDSPNTLFVWQVAVDADQRGRGVAGRMLDALLDRLEPLGVTRLETTVSPDNEASIAMFTALARRRGTHITRTELFAPDDFPDSHLAEDLYTVGE; from the coding sequence GTGGCCGCATCCGAGTCCGGTAGTGAGCCGGCTGCAATCGAATTCCGGCGTCCGCGTATCGCCGACGGTAGACGACTCTGGCAGATCGCGCGTGATTCGCAGGTTCTCGACGTCAATTCCGGATACGCATATGTGTTGTGGTGTCGCGATTTCGCCGACACATCGGTTGTCGCAACCGACGATACCGATCGCCCTGTGGGGTTCGTGACCGGCTACCGCCGTCCCGATTCCCCGAACACACTGTTCGTCTGGCAGGTGGCCGTCGACGCCGACCAGCGTGGACGCGGAGTAGCGGGCCGCATGCTCGATGCCCTGCTCGACCGACTCGAACCGCTCGGCGTGACCCGTCTGGAAACAACGGTGAGTCCCGACAACGAGGCGTCGATCGCCATGTTCACCGCTCTCGCACGTCGCCGTGGAACGCATATCACTCGCACCGAGTTGTTCGCGCCCGACGATTTCCCCGATTCCCATCTGGCCGAGGATCTGTACACCGTCGGCGAATGA
- the ectB gene encoding diaminobutyrate--2-oxoglutarate transaminase, translated as MTILENKPETTPKSDTAIFSHLESEVRSYSRGWPVVFDKASGSWLRSEDGKDYLDFFAGAGALNYGHNNPILKSALVDYIMGDGITHGLDMHTVAKRKLLETFESHVLAPRGLDYKVQFPGPTGTNAVEAALKLARKVTGRESIINFTNAFHGMTLGALSVTGNSMKRAGAGIPLVHATPMPFDNYFNGVTEDFQWFSRVLDDAGSGLNRPAAVIVETVQGEGGVNVARPEWLRALADLCKERDILLIVDDVQMGCGRTGPFFSFEIAGITPDIVTLSKSIGGYGMPLALTLFKRELDVWGPGEHNGTFRGNNPAFVTAAAALEHYWADDKLERDTLRKGERIRQTFMNLSDMFDGVSTRGRGLVQGLVFENPDDAEKVCSLAFEEGLLAETSGPSDEVVKLLPPLTITDDELEFGLNILAEATAKVRS; from the coding sequence ATGACCATCCTGGAAAACAAGCCCGAGACCACCCCGAAGTCCGACACCGCGATTTTCTCGCACCTCGAATCCGAGGTGCGGAGTTACAGCCGCGGTTGGCCCGTCGTTTTCGACAAGGCATCGGGTTCCTGGCTGCGCAGCGAGGACGGGAAGGATTATCTCGACTTCTTCGCCGGCGCCGGAGCCCTGAACTACGGCCACAACAACCCGATTCTCAAGTCGGCGCTCGTCGACTACATCATGGGCGACGGCATCACCCACGGCCTCGACATGCACACCGTCGCCAAGCGCAAGCTGCTCGAGACCTTCGAATCGCACGTGCTCGCACCGCGCGGCCTGGACTACAAGGTCCAGTTCCCCGGCCCGACCGGCACCAACGCGGTCGAGGCGGCACTGAAGCTCGCCCGCAAGGTCACCGGTCGTGAGTCGATCATCAACTTCACCAACGCTTTCCACGGAATGACCCTGGGCGCCCTGTCGGTGACCGGTAACTCCATGAAGCGCGCCGGCGCAGGTATCCCGCTCGTGCACGCCACGCCGATGCCGTTCGACAACTACTTCAACGGCGTCACCGAGGACTTCCAGTGGTTCTCGCGCGTCCTCGACGACGCGGGCAGCGGCCTCAACCGTCCCGCCGCGGTCATCGTCGAGACCGTGCAGGGTGAGGGTGGCGTGAATGTCGCTCGCCCCGAATGGCTTCGAGCTCTCGCCGATCTGTGCAAGGAACGCGACATCCTGCTCATCGTCGACGACGTGCAGATGGGCTGCGGTCGCACCGGCCCGTTCTTCTCGTTCGAGATCGCCGGGATCACGCCCGACATCGTGACCCTGTCCAAGTCGATCGGCGGTTACGGAATGCCGTTGGCGCTCACCCTGTTCAAGCGTGAGCTCGACGTGTGGGGACCGGGCGAGCACAACGGCACCTTCCGCGGCAACAACCCGGCCTTCGTGACGGCTGCCGCCGCCCTCGAGCACTACTGGGCCGACGACAAGCTCGAGCGCGACACGCTGCGCAAGGGCGAGCGCATCCGCCAGACCTTCATGAACCTGTCCGACATGTTCGACGGCGTCTCGACCCGCGGCCGCGGCCTGGTCCAGGGTCTGGTCTTCGAGAACCCGGACGACGCCGAGAAGGTGTGCTCCCTGGCCTTCGAGGAGGGTCTGCTCGCCGAGACCTCCGGTCCGTCGGACGAGGTCGTCAAGCTGCTGCCGCCGCTGACCATCACCGACGACGAACTCGAGTTCGGGCTCAACATCCTCGCGGAAGCGACCGCCAAGGTCCGCTCCTGA
- a CDS encoding ectoine synthase, which translates to MIVRTTEEITGTERDVVSEDGQWRSKRIILAGDKVGFSFHETTIEPGTVNEFHYANHVEAVWLVEGTGKLQDLDNDVEYELAPGTMYLLDGHERHRVLPETRMRMLCVFNPPVTGREVHDENGVYPLIEEPA; encoded by the coding sequence ATGATCGTTCGCACGACAGAAGAGATCACCGGCACCGAGCGCGACGTCGTCTCCGAGGACGGCCAGTGGCGCAGCAAGCGCATCATCCTCGCCGGCGACAAGGTGGGCTTCTCGTTCCACGAGACGACCATCGAGCCGGGCACCGTCAACGAGTTCCACTACGCCAACCACGTCGAAGCCGTGTGGCTGGTCGAGGGCACGGGCAAACTGCAGGACCTCGACAACGACGTGGAGTACGAGCTCGCTCCGGGCACGATGTACCTGCTCGACGGACACGAGCGTCACCGCGTGCTCCCGGAGACGCGGATGCGCATGCTCTGCGTCTTCAACCCCCCGGTCACCGGCCGTGAGGTGCACGACGAGAACGGTGTGTACCCGTTGATCGAAGAACCCGCCTGA
- a CDS encoding D-isomer specific 2-hydroxyacid dehydrogenase family protein codes for MTPERAPRVAVGPERDPRFERAVAGGGGVPCGLEDAPDALVWTAGPQNFPEALPASVRWVQLPSAGVEYWLSQGVVKAHPRVTWTSAAGAYSAAVAEHALLLLLAGVRALPAHLAATSWAPESLAPAVGTLRGATVGIIGAGGVGRALIPMLAALGAHTLAVTRSGRPVPGAVETFPVERIDEIWSLADHFVISATATRDVETLVGASELAAMKSTAWVVNVSYGELVDTDALVAALRSGAIGGAGLDVTDPEPLPDDHPLWTQPNAMITPHDSNPPPLRIPAYLEHVTENVTRFASGLVPIGVVDPSAGY; via the coding sequence ATGACTCCCGAGCGTGCGCCCCGCGTCGCTGTCGGCCCCGAGCGCGACCCCCGCTTCGAACGGGCGGTCGCGGGTGGGGGCGGTGTGCCCTGCGGGCTCGAGGACGCCCCGGACGCGCTCGTCTGGACCGCCGGACCCCAGAACTTCCCCGAGGCCCTGCCGGCCTCCGTCCGCTGGGTGCAACTCCCGTCCGCCGGAGTCGAGTACTGGCTGTCGCAGGGTGTCGTCAAGGCCCACCCGCGGGTCACCTGGACGTCCGCCGCGGGCGCGTACTCGGCGGCCGTCGCCGAACATGCCCTTCTTCTCCTCCTCGCCGGGGTCCGGGCACTGCCGGCCCACCTGGCCGCCACGTCGTGGGCACCCGAGAGCCTCGCTCCGGCCGTCGGCACTCTCCGGGGCGCGACCGTCGGGATCATCGGCGCCGGTGGGGTGGGCCGGGCGCTGATCCCGATGCTGGCCGCACTGGGCGCCCACACCCTCGCCGTCACCCGGAGCGGTCGTCCCGTGCCCGGTGCCGTCGAGACGTTCCCCGTCGAGCGGATCGACGAGATATGGTCTCTCGCAGATCATTTCGTGATCTCCGCAACGGCCACACGGGACGTCGAGACCCTCGTGGGCGCGAGTGAACTCGCCGCCATGAAATCCACGGCGTGGGTTGTCAACGTCTCCTACGGCGAACTCGTCGACACCGACGCCCTCGTTGCCGCGCTCCGGTCCGGCGCGATCGGCGGTGCAGGTCTCGACGTCACCGATCCCGAACCGCTCCCGGACGATCATCCGTTGTGGACGCAACCCAATGCCATGATCACGCCCCACGATTCCAATCCGCCGCCGCTGCGCATCCCGGCCTATCTCGAGCACGTCACCGAGAACGTCACGCGGTTCGCCTCCGGTCTCGTGCCGATCGGGGTCGTCGATCCCAGCGCCGGTTACTAG
- the ligD gene encoding non-homologous end-joining DNA ligase has protein sequence MSKDATAVELDVDGHTVRISHPERVYFPEIGATKLDLANYYLRVGEGIVRALRERPCMLHRFPDGLAGPKVHQKRLPRGAPDWVETVRVHFPRYDRDADELCVTHLADVVWAVQMSTVEFHPWNSRRSDVERPDEWRIDLDPMPDCDFDRVRRVAKVAHEVLDELGAVGWPKTSGGDGLHIYVRIAPEWEFDDVRRAAWAFAREVERRASGDVTTAWWRKERDPSAVFVDYNQNSRDHTIASAYSVRGVPEATVSTPVRWDEIDDLDPRDFTIRTVPKRFEELGDLHAGIDDAVFSLDTLLEWAQRDEKQEKASE, from the coding sequence ATGAGCAAGGATGCCACTGCAGTCGAGCTGGACGTGGACGGTCACACGGTGCGCATCTCGCACCCCGAGCGCGTGTACTTCCCCGAGATCGGGGCGACCAAGCTCGACCTCGCGAACTACTACCTGCGCGTAGGGGAGGGGATCGTCCGGGCACTCCGCGAACGGCCCTGCATGCTGCACCGGTTCCCCGACGGGCTCGCGGGGCCGAAGGTACACCAGAAGCGTCTGCCCCGCGGGGCGCCGGACTGGGTGGAGACCGTCCGGGTGCACTTCCCGCGCTACGACCGCGATGCCGACGAGCTGTGCGTCACCCATCTCGCCGACGTCGTGTGGGCCGTGCAGATGTCCACCGTGGAGTTCCATCCCTGGAACTCGCGGCGCAGCGACGTGGAGCGACCCGACGAGTGGAGGATCGACCTCGACCCGATGCCCGACTGCGATTTCGACCGGGTCCGGCGTGTCGCGAAGGTGGCGCACGAGGTGCTCGACGAACTCGGTGCCGTGGGCTGGCCGAAGACCTCGGGAGGAGACGGTCTGCACATCTACGTCCGGATCGCACCCGAGTGGGAATTCGACGACGTCCGAAGGGCCGCATGGGCATTCGCGCGGGAGGTGGAACGACGCGCGTCCGGCGACGTGACGACGGCGTGGTGGCGCAAGGAACGTGACCCGTCGGCGGTGTTCGTCGACTACAACCAGAACTCGCGCGACCACACGATTGCCAGTGCCTATTCGGTCCGCGGTGTGCCCGAGGCGACGGTCTCCACCCCCGTGCGGTGGGACGAGATCGACGACCTCGACCCGAGGGACTTCACGATCCGGACCGTACCGAAACGCTTCGAGGAACTCGGCGACCTGCACGCGGGGATCGACGACGCGGTCTTCTCCCTGGATACGCTGCTCGAATGGGCGCAACGCGACGAGAAGCAGGAGAAGGCGTCGGAGTGA
- a CDS encoding ATP-dependent DNA ligase: MLLHSVVDTSVAVSATRSRRTKIDLMRELLDRAEPHEVEAVVSWLSGEMTQGRLGVGFRTLAALSVPAADEPTLSVDEVSGLLDRLAGVSGPGSTAARQQLLVELFERATEAEQRFLVALLGGELRQGALEGVMTDAVAAAAGLPVEPVRRAVMLSGRLAQAAAAAFEGGVDALAGFGLELGRPVRPMLASPAESLEGALTEFDGAVSVEYKLDGARIQVHRRDDAVWIFTRTLRDITTSVPELVDLVRALPCRSVVLDGETLALTDSGRPRPFQETMSRFGARSERELLLHPYFFDCLHLDGDDLLDEPLSVRLAHLARVAEEHRIPTLVAPDADSAEAHLGDSLGNGHEGVMVKSLTSTYTAGRRGRAWQKVKPEHTLDLVVLAAEWGYGRRTGFLSNLHLGARDPDGGPPIMVGKTFKGLTDALLQWQTAEFPRYESHRDEHTVHLRPVIVVEIELDGVQTSSRYPGGVALRFARVLRYRPDKSVADADTIDAVRALLPPGPVSGTGLP; encoded by the coding sequence ATGCTGCTGCACTCGGTTGTCGACACCTCCGTCGCCGTCTCCGCCACACGGTCACGACGCACCAAGATCGACCTGATGCGCGAACTGCTCGACCGTGCCGAACCCCACGAGGTCGAAGCGGTGGTCTCGTGGCTGTCCGGGGAGATGACACAGGGTCGCCTCGGAGTCGGCTTCCGCACCCTCGCAGCCCTGTCCGTACCGGCGGCCGACGAGCCGACACTTTCCGTCGACGAGGTGTCGGGTCTGCTCGACCGGCTCGCCGGCGTCTCCGGTCCCGGGTCCACCGCCGCGCGGCAGCAACTGCTCGTGGAGCTGTTCGAGCGTGCCACCGAGGCCGAGCAGCGATTCCTCGTCGCGCTCCTCGGAGGTGAGCTGCGGCAGGGGGCTCTCGAAGGAGTCATGACCGATGCGGTCGCGGCCGCGGCCGGTCTCCCCGTGGAGCCGGTCCGCCGGGCGGTGATGCTGTCGGGCCGACTGGCTCAGGCCGCAGCAGCGGCCTTCGAGGGCGGCGTGGACGCCCTCGCCGGTTTCGGTCTCGAACTCGGCCGACCGGTGCGGCCGATGCTCGCCTCCCCCGCCGAGTCCCTCGAAGGCGCCCTCACCGAGTTCGACGGTGCGGTGAGCGTGGAGTACAAACTCGACGGTGCACGCATCCAGGTGCACCGCCGGGACGACGCCGTGTGGATCTTCACCCGCACACTGCGCGACATCACCACCTCGGTCCCCGAACTGGTCGATCTCGTGCGGGCGCTGCCCTGTCGCAGTGTCGTGCTCGACGGCGAGACGCTCGCGCTCACCGATTCCGGACGTCCCCGACCGTTCCAGGAGACCATGAGCCGATTCGGTGCCCGCTCCGAGCGCGAACTGCTGCTGCACCCCTACTTCTTCGACTGCCTGCATCTCGACGGCGACGACCTGCTCGACGAGCCGCTGTCGGTGCGTCTCGCCCATCTCGCTCGCGTCGCGGAAGAGCACCGCATCCCGACGCTGGTCGCTCCGGATGCCGACAGCGCCGAGGCCCATCTCGGTGACTCGCTCGGCAACGGCCATGAGGGCGTCATGGTGAAGTCGCTCACGTCGACCTACACCGCCGGCCGGCGGGGCCGGGCGTGGCAGAAGGTCAAACCGGAGCACACCCTCGATCTCGTGGTGCTCGCCGCCGAATGGGGATACGGGCGCCGCACCGGCTTCCTGTCGAATCTGCACCTGGGGGCCCGCGACCCGGACGGGGGCCCACCGATCATGGTCGGAAAGACCTTCAAGGGCCTCACCGATGCGTTGCTGCAGTGGCAGACAGCGGAATTCCCGCGGTACGAGTCGCATCGCGACGAGCACACCGTCCACCTGCGACCCGTGATCGTCGTCGAGATCGAACTCGACGGGGTCCAGACCAGCAGCCGCTATCCGGGTGGGGTCGCGCTGCGCTTCGCGCGGGTACTGCGCTACCGCCCCGACAAGTCCGTCGCCGACGCCGACACGATCGACGCGGTCCGGGCGCTGCTGCCCCCAGGGCCGGTCTCCGGAACCGGCCTACCGTAG
- a CDS encoding NAD-dependent protein deacetylase gives MIDLPRRSDDLHTLLHGRRIAVLTGAGLSTDSGIPDYRGPDSPPRNPMTFQQFVGDAEFRQRYWARNHVGWRHMDAARPNAGHRALAALERAGSVVGVITQNVDLLHTKAGSRRVVDLHGTYAQVRCLSCEHRISRFTLHEHLCAANPGFDDRVRATTGLEVAPDADAVVTDTEDFVVVDCERCGGMLKPDIVYFGETVPRPRVDLAYSVVDGADALLVAGSSLTVQSGLRFVRRAAQQNIPVVVINRGPTRGDALATLKLDAGTSETLVFLADAVTAPSR, from the coding sequence GTGATCGACCTTCCACGCCGCTCCGACGACCTGCACACGCTCCTGCACGGACGTCGGATCGCCGTTCTCACCGGTGCCGGCCTGTCGACGGATTCCGGTATCCCCGACTATCGCGGACCGGACTCGCCCCCGCGCAATCCGATGACCTTCCAACAGTTCGTCGGCGATGCGGAGTTCCGGCAGCGTTACTGGGCCCGCAACCACGTCGGCTGGAGACACATGGACGCCGCCCGGCCCAACGCCGGGCACCGGGCCCTCGCAGCCCTCGAACGCGCAGGATCCGTCGTCGGTGTGATCACCCAGAACGTCGACTTGCTGCACACGAAGGCCGGCAGCCGCCGGGTCGTCGACCTGCACGGCACCTACGCACAGGTCCGGTGCCTGTCGTGCGAGCACCGCATCTCGCGGTTCACGCTGCACGAACACCTGTGCGCGGCCAATCCGGGATTCGACGACCGGGTCCGCGCGACGACCGGCCTCGAGGTCGCTCCCGACGCCGACGCGGTGGTCACCGACACCGAGGACTTCGTCGTAGTCGACTGCGAGCGCTGCGGAGGGATGCTCAAACCCGACATCGTGTACTTCGGGGAGACGGTTCCACGCCCGCGCGTCGATCTCGCTTATTCGGTCGTGGACGGCGCCGACGCCCTGCTGGTCGCCGGTAGTTCGCTGACGGTGCAGTCGGGGTTGCGTTTCGTGCGTCGCGCCGCGCAGCAGAACATCCCGGTGGTGGTGATCAATCGTGGACCCACGCGCGGTGATGCGCTGGCGACTCTCAAGCTCGACGCCGGCACGTCGGAGACGCTCGTCTTCCTGGCCGATGCGGTCACTGCGCCGAGTCGGTGA